GGGCAGCGTTCCTTCGACGCGGAGGGCGAATACCTGCGGTACGTCGACGGCAGGTCACGTCTCGACGGAGCGAGGGTCTTCCTGGAGTCCCGGGGGCTGCACCCGTCGGAGGCCGACGTCCAGGCCGTCGCCGCGGACAAGGAGCGGCTCTTCACCGAGGCCGTGCGCGATCACGGAATCGATGCCTATCCCGGTACGGTCCGGCTGCTCGGCGTCCTGCGCTCCGCCGGACTCGCGCTGGCCGCGGCGTCGGCCTCCCGGCACGCCCGCGAACTGCTCGAGCACGCGGGAGTGCGGGATCTCTTCGACACGCTCGTGGACGGCACCGAAGCCGCCCGTCTGCACCTGCCCGGCAAACCGGATCCGGCCCTGTTCCTGGAGGCGGCCCGCCGCCTCGGCATCCCCGCCGCACGGGCCGCGGTCGTCGAGGACGCCCTGGCCGGGGTCGAGGCCGGGCGGCGCGGTGGCTTCGCGGTGGTCATCGGCGTGGACCGGGCGCACACTCGGGGGACCCGCGCCGGACTCCTCGAGCATGGCGCGGACCTGGTGGTCGACGACCTCGCGGAACTCCTCGCATCGGAGGACCGACGATGAGCGAGTGGATCTGGGAGTACAAGGGATACGACCCGGCACAGGAGCGCCTGCGCGAGACCCTGTGCACGCTCGGGAACGGCTACTTCGCGACCCGCGGCGCGGCTCCCGAGTGCGCCGCCGACGCCGTCCACTACCCGGGCACGTACGCGGCCGGCATCTACAACCGGCTCACCTCGGACGTGGCCGGACACTGGGTCGAGAACGAGGACATGGTCAATCTCCCCAACTGGCTGCCGTTGTGGATCCGAACGCCCGCCGGGACGTGGCTCTCGCCCGACACCCACACACTCCTCGACCACGAACAGACCCTGGATCTGCACTCCGGCACCCTGGAGCGCACGGTGCGCTACCAGGACGAGGAGGGGCGATGCCTCACCGTGCGCCAGCTCCGCCTGGTCAGCATGGCCGAACCGCATCTCGCCCTGCTCCGCATCGAGTTGATGCCCGAAGGCTGGTCGGGTCAGGTCGAGGTGGAGTCGGCGCTCGACGGTACGGTCGCCAACACCGGAGTGGACCGGTACCGCTCGCTGGCCTCCCGGCACCTCACCGATGTCCAGACCGGGTCCTCGGAGGAGGGCACGGTCTGGCTGGGCTGCCGCACCAGCACGTCCGGCATAAGGGTCGGCCTGGCCGCGCGGACCGTGGTCGACGTTCCGTCGGCCGAAGCCACGACCGTCGAAGAGCGCGCGCGGGTCGCTCGCGTGCTGCGGATCCCGGTGACCGACGGCCACACGATCACCGTCGACAAGACGATCGCCCTGCACACCTCGCACGACCCGGCGATCAGCGACCCGCTGTGCGCCGCCGTCGACCGGGTCGGCCGCGCCCGCGACGCCGATGCCCTCCTGGACGCCCACCGCACGGCCTGGCAACAGCTCTGGCGCAACGCCGAGTTGGACGTGCCCAACAGTGCGGGTCCGGTGCTGCGCCTGCACCTCTTCCATGTGCTGCAGACGCTGTCGCCGCACACCGCCGACCTGGACGTCGGGGTCCCGGCGCGCGGCCTGCACGGTGAGGCGTACCGGGGGCACGTCTTCTGGGACGAGCTGTTCGTGCTGCCCTACCTGAACCTGCACTTCCCCGAGGTCTCCCGGGCGCTGCTCGCACACCGCCACCGCCGCCTGGAGCGGGCCTGCTTCGCCGCCGCGGACGCGGGC
This genomic interval from Streptomyces dengpaensis contains the following:
- a CDS encoding HAD family hydrolase translates to MSAERSCTAAVPRALRGTAAVVFDTDGVITDSARVHAAAWKTAFDAVLSLRGQRSFDAEGEYLRYVDGRSRLDGARVFLESRGLHPSEADVQAVAADKERLFTEAVRDHGIDAYPGTVRLLGVLRSAGLALAAASASRHARELLEHAGVRDLFDTLVDGTEAARLHLPGKPDPALFLEAARRLGIPAARAAVVEDALAGVEAGRRGGFAVVIGVDRAHTRGTRAGLLEHGADLVVDDLAELLASEDRR